Proteins from a genomic interval of Phocoena phocoena chromosome 20, mPhoPho1.1, whole genome shotgun sequence:
- the CCL17 gene encoding C-C motif chemokine 17, translated as MTSLKMLLLAALLLGASLQDTHAARRTNVGQKCCPEYFKGAIPFRKLVRWYRTPGDCPRDAIVLVTLRGRSICSDPKHG; from the exons ATGACCTCCCTGAAGATGCTGCTCCTGGCTGCGCTcctcctgggggcttccctgcagGACACCCACGCAG CTCGAAGAACCAATGTGGGCCAGAAGTGCTGCCCGGAGTACTTCAAAGGAGCCATTCCTTTCAGGAAGCTGGTGAGGTGGTACCGGACCCCAGGGGACTGTCCCAGGGATGCCATCGT GCTGGTGACTCTCCGCGGCAGATCCATCTGTTCAGACCCCAAGCACGGGTGA